In one window of Comamonas testosteroni DNA:
- a CDS encoding DMT family transporter, protein MPLFHTTVLTGLAMLAFAGNSLLCRLALQSHSIDAASFTAVRLASGAAMLALVVSLKRAPSTGVGNWTSAGLLFAYAALFSFAYGSLSAGVGALLLFGAVQATMVGVCLCRGEVLAPRQWGGLALAFGGLVVLLRPGLSAPPLGAALLMLLAGIAWGLYSLLGKGATDPVGVTAGNFLRTVPLSLLMLVLVQGQASLSTAGLMYALCSGILTSGLGYVAWYAALPQLKAGAAASIQLSVPLLAAIGAVSLLGEPWTMRLTLAGAAILGGISLVVVTWSDGRPAVAKE, encoded by the coding sequence ATGCCGTTGTTTCACACCACTGTGTTGACTGGTCTGGCGATGCTGGCCTTTGCCGGCAACTCGCTGTTGTGCCGCCTTGCGCTCCAATCCCACTCCATTGATGCCGCGAGCTTTACGGCAGTGCGCCTGGCTTCGGGCGCGGCAATGCTGGCGCTGGTCGTGAGCCTGAAACGCGCACCCTCTACTGGCGTTGGCAACTGGACGTCGGCGGGCTTGCTGTTCGCTTATGCGGCGTTGTTTTCCTTCGCCTATGGGAGTTTGTCGGCCGGTGTCGGTGCCTTGCTGCTTTTCGGCGCAGTGCAGGCAACGATGGTGGGAGTGTGCCTTTGTCGCGGCGAGGTACTCGCACCCCGGCAATGGGGCGGATTGGCGCTGGCTTTCGGCGGCCTGGTAGTGTTGCTGCGACCCGGGCTCTCGGCTCCGCCCCTGGGGGCGGCTTTGCTCATGCTACTGGCAGGGATTGCCTGGGGGCTGTATTCCTTGCTCGGCAAGGGCGCAACCGATCCCGTTGGCGTGACGGCAGGCAATTTTTTGCGGACGGTACCGCTTTCGCTGCTGATGCTCGTGCTGGTGCAGGGGCAAGCCTCATTGAGCACGGCGGGATTGATGTATGCGCTGTGCTCCGGGATACTGACTTCCGGGTTGGGCTACGTCGCATGGTATGCGGCACTACCTCAGCTGAAGGCGGGGGCTGCTGCATCCATACAGCTGAGCGTTCCCTTGCTGGCCGCCATCGGCGCCGTGTCCCTGTTGGGAGAGCCCTGGACCATGCGGCTGACTCTGGCTGGTGCCGCCATACTGGGCGGTATCTCATTGGTTGTGGTGACCTGGTCTGACGGCAGGCCTGCTGTGGCAAAAGAGTAG
- a CDS encoding SDR family oxidoreductase — MKNKVVLITGGSRGIGAATALQAAAAGWDVLLSFHTDQTAADAVVSQITEMGRHAMAIQADMGCEEQIRRLFAVADVQFGRLNALVNNAGIVDTAQTLAEFSSQRLERMFRINTIGAFLCAREAVLRMSTANGGHGGAIVNVSSIAARLGAPRQYIDYAASKGAVDVMTLGLAKEVAAEGIRVNAVRPGLIETDIHASGGQPDRVQRLAAGVPMKRGGTALEVANAIVWLISDESPYTTGSLIEISGGNL, encoded by the coding sequence ATGAAAAACAAAGTTGTGCTCATCACCGGAGGCAGCCGAGGCATTGGTGCAGCCACTGCCCTGCAAGCAGCAGCGGCAGGCTGGGATGTACTGCTCAGCTTCCATACAGACCAGACGGCAGCCGATGCGGTCGTCTCGCAAATAACGGAAATGGGCAGGCACGCCATGGCCATTCAGGCGGATATGGGCTGCGAAGAGCAGATTCGCCGTCTTTTTGCCGTGGCAGATGTGCAGTTCGGGCGCCTGAACGCCTTGGTCAACAACGCAGGTATTGTGGACACTGCACAGACGCTGGCCGAATTCAGTTCGCAGCGCCTTGAGCGAATGTTTCGCATCAACACCATAGGCGCTTTTCTCTGCGCTCGCGAAGCGGTGCTTCGAATGAGCACTGCCAACGGCGGCCACGGTGGAGCCATCGTGAATGTGTCCAGCATTGCTGCAAGACTTGGCGCGCCACGCCAGTACATCGACTACGCGGCATCCAAGGGGGCTGTGGATGTGATGACTCTGGGGCTGGCCAAGGAAGTGGCTGCGGAAGGCATCCGCGTCAACGCTGTCCGCCCCGGTCTCATTGAAACGGATATTCATGCCAGCGGGGGGCAGCCGGACCGGGTTCAGCGCCTGGCGGCTGGTGTTCCCATGAAGCGCGGAGGAACGGCTCTTGAAGTTGCCAATGCAATCGTATGGCTCATCTCGGACGAGTCGCCATACACCACAGGCAGCCTGATCGAGATTTCGGGCGGCAACCTCTAA
- a CDS encoding DUF7661 family protein: MEKYRFNVFGDILAIERSNSGWRCFAVGLDGKLGPVDLAVPPEITYEELPQYLYDIYHESAALSDGDIFEIS; encoded by the coding sequence ATGGAAAAGTACCGATTCAACGTGTTTGGCGACATCCTGGCCATAGAGCGCAGCAACTCGGGATGGCGCTGCTTTGCGGTTGGACTCGATGGAAAGCTTGGCCCGGTGGATCTGGCCGTCCCTCCTGAGATCACTTATGAGGAGCTGCCCCAATACCTCTACGACATCTACCATGAGAGTGCGGCATTGTCGGATGGCGACATCTTCGAGATATCCTGA
- a CDS encoding methyltransferase family protein, with product MTSQSPPQNRFSSLMLRVPPMALFAVFAVAMWLLPDIRPIRFTASWMAALMLAALGAAFCLAGVWAFQRARTTVNPTTPAASTTLVVSGIYRVTRNPMYLGFALLLLALGIYLGKLSGLLLVPLFMAYLQHFQIRPEERALQARFGALFAAYGRQVRRWL from the coding sequence ATGACCTCTCAATCACCACCGCAGAACAGGTTCTCTTCACTCATGCTGCGGGTGCCGCCGATGGCGCTGTTCGCTGTGTTTGCCGTGGCAATGTGGCTTCTCCCCGATATCCGGCCGATCAGGTTCACTGCTTCATGGATGGCGGCCCTCATGCTCGCCGCACTGGGCGCAGCGTTCTGCCTCGCCGGTGTCTGGGCTTTTCAGCGTGCCCGAACCACAGTGAACCCCACCACCCCGGCAGCATCGACAACGCTGGTGGTCAGCGGGATCTATCGGGTGACACGCAATCCGATGTATCTGGGCTTTGCGCTTTTATTGCTGGCACTCGGCATATATTTGGGCAAGCTATCAGGATTGCTCCTTGTGCCGCTGTTCATGGCCTACCTTCAGCACTTCCAGATACGACCAGAGGAAAGAGCGCTGCAGGCGCGATTTGGTGCTTTGTTCGCGGCCTATGGCCGGCAGGTACGACGCTGGCTATAG
- a CDS encoding POTRA domain-containing protein, with the protein MMTQKISRSFMREAAPGKRFQLTALFAAVLSFAAPALAQLSGAAIEQQQLQRQQERERELRERMAPNADTLQPRTKVIELEMPKSETPCFALHTLELTGEKLDQVPWLKAAAGIDLSARPCVGAKGVEVILARLQQAVLEHGYVTSRVMVVPQNLQGGVLTVAFIPGVLKSIRFTPDSTGDTSLIAALPSKPGELLQLRDIEQGLENLKRVPTADADIQITPAEGPDVEPGQSDLMITYQKIRFIAHYRGMLPESSERSSPDRGSHRPGA; encoded by the coding sequence ATGATGACACAAAAAATAAGTAGGTCTTTTATGAGGGAGGCAGCGCCTGGCAAGCGTTTTCAATTGACGGCACTATTTGCTGCCGTACTAAGCTTTGCAGCTCCTGCTTTGGCGCAGCTATCCGGTGCTGCCATTGAGCAGCAGCAGTTGCAACGACAGCAAGAGCGTGAACGGGAGCTGCGTGAGCGCATGGCGCCCAATGCAGATACCTTGCAGCCGCGCACCAAGGTAATCGAGCTGGAGATGCCCAAGAGCGAGACTCCCTGCTTTGCGCTGCACACCCTTGAATTGACAGGAGAAAAACTCGATCAAGTCCCGTGGCTCAAGGCGGCAGCGGGTATTGATCTGAGTGCCAGGCCTTGCGTTGGGGCGAAAGGTGTCGAGGTCATATTGGCCCGGCTGCAGCAGGCAGTGCTTGAGCATGGCTACGTGACCTCCCGGGTCATGGTGGTGCCGCAGAACCTTCAGGGCGGTGTGCTGACCGTTGCTTTTATTCCCGGCGTTCTCAAGTCCATCCGATTTACCCCGGACAGCACGGGAGACACCTCGCTTATTGCAGCGCTGCCGTCCAAACCTGGCGAGCTGCTGCAACTGCGTGATATTGAGCAAGGTTTGGAAAACCTCAAGCGTGTTCCAACGGCAGATGCCGATATTCAAATCACTCCCGCCGAAGGCCCCGATGTCGAGCCCGGTCAAAGTGATTTGATGATTACTTATCAAAAAATAAGGTTCATCGCGCATTACCGGGGAATGCTGCCCGAATCTTCAGAAAGAAGTAGTCCTGATCGCGGTAGCCATAGGCCCGGCGCTTGA
- a CDS encoding ISL3 family transposase, producing MLDSKLLQALGGWEGYVVERVQWPQGDSRTVSIYLKPQASVMHCERCGAQCCQVHETTTWRVRDLVLFEYRVVLHVPRRRLWCDSCGGPHLEKLSWLVRYQRVTDRLAQACSQLLRSSSIKAVAAFFDLGWHTVKSIDKALLLANTAQPQWDQIEYLAMDEFALHKGHRYATVVVDPISRQVLWVGQGRSRETARQFFEQLPAGVAQRIRAVAIDMTTAYELEIKAHCPNAEIVYDLFHVVAKYGREVIDRVRVDQANLLRQQPSARKVLKSSRWLLLRNRNKLQPQQAVQLKELLAANQPLMTVYVLRDELKQLWFYRRATWAHRAWRHWCDQAHQSGIAALSTFAQRLQSYLHGIIARCRHPLNTSVVEGINNTIKVIKRRAYGYRDQDYFFLKIRAAFPGNAR from the coding sequence ATGCTGGACTCGAAGTTATTGCAGGCTCTTGGCGGCTGGGAGGGCTACGTGGTTGAACGTGTGCAGTGGCCCCAGGGCGATAGCCGCACCGTGTCGATTTATCTGAAGCCGCAGGCCAGCGTCATGCATTGCGAGCGCTGCGGTGCGCAGTGCTGCCAAGTCCATGAGACCACGACATGGCGCGTGCGCGATCTGGTACTGTTCGAGTACAGGGTGGTGCTGCATGTGCCGCGTCGGCGTCTGTGGTGCGATAGCTGTGGTGGCCCGCACCTGGAGAAGCTCAGCTGGCTCGTTCGCTACCAGCGCGTCACAGACCGTCTGGCGCAGGCGTGCAGCCAGTTGCTTCGCAGCAGCAGCATCAAGGCGGTAGCGGCCTTCTTCGATCTGGGCTGGCACACCGTCAAGTCCATCGACAAAGCCTTGCTGCTGGCCAACACTGCGCAGCCGCAATGGGATCAGATCGAGTACCTGGCGATGGACGAGTTTGCGCTGCACAAGGGCCATCGCTACGCCACAGTCGTCGTCGACCCCATCAGCCGGCAGGTGCTGTGGGTGGGGCAAGGGCGCTCACGCGAGACGGCCCGCCAGTTCTTCGAGCAGTTGCCCGCTGGCGTTGCCCAGCGCATTCGCGCAGTTGCTATCGACATGACTACGGCTTACGAGCTGGAGATTAAGGCACACTGCCCTAACGCCGAGATCGTCTATGACCTGTTCCATGTCGTGGCCAAGTATGGCCGGGAGGTTATCGACCGAGTGCGTGTCGATCAGGCCAACCTGCTGCGCCAACAGCCCTCAGCACGTAAGGTGCTCAAATCCAGCCGCTGGCTGCTGCTGCGCAATCGCAACAAGCTGCAGCCTCAACAAGCAGTGCAACTCAAGGAACTGCTGGCGGCCAATCAACCATTGATGACGGTATACGTCTTGCGCGACGAGCTCAAACAGTTGTGGTTCTACCGTCGTGCGACTTGGGCGCATCGCGCCTGGCGGCACTGGTGTGATCAAGCCCATCAAAGCGGCATTGCCGCACTGAGCACCTTCGCTCAGCGCTTGCAAAGCTACCTGCACGGGATCATCGCCCGATGCAGGCATCCGTTGAACACAAGTGTTGTGGAGGGCATCAACAACACCATCAAGGTCATCAAGCGCCGGGCCTATGGCTACCGCGATCAGGACTACTTCTTTCTGAAGATTCGGGCAGCATTCCCCGGTAATGCGCGATGA
- a CDS encoding ShlB/FhaC/HecB family hemolysin secretion/activation protein encodes MSVSLPSDYKTNGLISTKFLDEPKINPLRFNVALDNGGTKSTGKVQGTGTVSWDNPLGLNDLMYFSFGGGMGNGGNRGTETRAAQYSVPFGYWLAALSGSYNKYHQGVAGAYQNYTYSGESSNLDLKLSRVVFRNASSKTTVGIKAFQRTSNNYIDDVEIDVQRRRTSGFELSLNQRSYLGNAILDANLAYKRGTGAFAALRAPEEPFGEGTSRMKLFIADLALSKPFELGGTKLRFSSNWHGQWNKTPLTPQDRIGIGGRYTVRGFDGESTLLAERGWYWRNELSTPLNLGAAGNAEAFVGLDTGHVSGPSAKYLVGQSLTGAAIGLRGAWRNLSYEVFVATPVKKPEHFRTSHTNLALSLAYSF; translated from the coding sequence ATGTCAGTGTCGTTGCCATCAGATTACAAAACGAATGGGCTTATCTCCACGAAATTCCTCGATGAACCAAAAATAAACCCGCTGCGCTTTAACGTCGCCTTGGATAATGGCGGCACCAAATCCACCGGCAAAGTCCAAGGCACGGGTACCGTGTCCTGGGACAACCCGCTGGGCCTGAATGATCTGATGTATTTCAGCTTCGGCGGGGGTATGGGCAATGGTGGCAACCGTGGCACTGAGACCCGTGCAGCGCAGTATTCCGTGCCTTTTGGGTACTGGCTGGCAGCCCTGTCCGGCTCCTATAACAAGTACCACCAAGGCGTGGCCGGTGCCTATCAAAACTACACCTACAGCGGCGAATCCAGCAACCTGGATCTCAAGCTAAGCCGCGTAGTGTTTCGCAATGCCTCCTCGAAGACAACGGTTGGCATCAAGGCATTCCAGCGGACCTCCAACAACTACATCGACGATGTGGAAATCGATGTCCAGCGCAGGCGCACCTCGGGCTTTGAGCTGAGCCTTAATCAGCGCAGCTATCTGGGCAATGCCATCCTGGATGCCAACCTGGCCTACAAGCGAGGCACAGGCGCTTTTGCGGCCTTGCGCGCGCCAGAGGAGCCCTTTGGTGAAGGCACTTCGCGCATGAAGCTCTTCATCGCCGATCTGGCATTGTCCAAGCCCTTCGAGCTGGGCGGCACCAAACTCAGATTCAGCAGCAACTGGCATGGCCAGTGGAACAAGACCCCGCTGACGCCACAAGACCGCATCGGCATTGGTGGTCGTTACACCGTACGGGGCTTCGATGGAGAAAGCACCTTGCTGGCAGAGCGGGGCTGGTACTGGCGCAACGAACTCAGCACCCCATTGAATCTGGGCGCTGCGGGCAATGCCGAGGCCTTTGTGGGCCTGGACACCGGCCATGTCAGCGGGCCTTCTGCGAAGTACCTGGTGGGCCAGTCATTGACCGGCGCGGCCATCGGCCTGCGCGGGGCCTGGCGCAACCTCTCCTATGAAGTCTTTGTGGCAACGCCTGTCAAAAAGCCGGAGCACTTCCGAACCTCCCACACCAACCTGGCTCTGAGCCTGGCCTACAGTTTCTGA